A genomic region of Balearica regulorum gibbericeps isolate bBalReg1 chromosome 8, bBalReg1.pri, whole genome shotgun sequence contains the following coding sequences:
- the MAGOH gene encoding protein mago nashi homolog: MASDFYLRYYVGHKGKFGHEFLEFEFRPDGKLRYANNSNYKNDVMIRKEAYVHKSVMEELKRIIDDSEITKEDDALWPPPDRVGRQELEIVIGDEHISFTTSKIGSLIDVNQSKDPEGLRVFYYLVQDLKCLVFSLIGLHFKIKPI; this comes from the exons ATGGCGAGCGATTTCTATCTCCGCTACTACGTGGGGCACAAGGGCAAGTTCGGCCACGAGTTCCTCGAGTTCGAGTTCCGGCCCGACG GGAAGCTGCGTTACGCCAACAACAGCAACTACAAGAACGACGTCATGATCCGAAAGGAG GCTTACGTGCATAAGAGCGTGATGGAGGAGCTGAAGAGAATAATAGACGACAGTGAAATCACAAAAGAAGATGACGCCCTGTGGCCTCCTCCTGACAGAGTGGGTCGACAG gagcTTGAAATAGTAATCGGTGATGAGCACATCTCCTTTACCACGTCAAAAATTGGTTCACTCATTGATGTAAATCAATCCAA GGATCCAGAAGGCTTGAGAGTGTTCTACTACCTGGTCCAGGACCTTAAGTGTCTAGTGTTCAGTCTTATTGGACTACATTTCAAGATTAAGCCAATTTAA
- the CZIB gene encoding CXXC motif containing zinc binding protein isoform X1 has product MGRIGLQLRATLENITRLRAEGEDFRWYLKLKCGNCGEVSEKWQYLRLMDSAPLKGGRGSATMVQKCKLCSRENSIDILSQTIKPYNAEDSEKFKTIVEFECRGLEPVDFQPQAGFAAEGAESGTPFNDINLLEKDWNDYDEKTKESVGIYEVTHKFVKC; this is encoded by the exons ATGGGG AGGATCGGGCTGCAGCTGCGCGCCACGCTGGAGAACATCACCCGCCTGCGGGCCGAGGGGGAGGACTTCCGCTGGTACCTCAAG ctgaaatgtggGAACTGTGGtgaagtttctgaaaaatggCAGTATCTGCGATTGATG GACAGCGCTCCCCTGAAAGGAGGCAGAGGCAGTGCCACTATGGTGCAGAAATGCAAGCTGTGCTCCAGGGAGAACTCCATTG atattttaagtCAGACAATCAAGCCTTACAAC GCTGAAGACAGTGAGAAATTCAAAACAATAGTGGAGTTTGAATGCCGAGGTCTGGAACCGGTTGACTTTCAGCCACAG GCAGGGTTTGCTGCTGaaggtgcagaatctggcacaCCTTTCAATGACATAAACTTATTAGAAAAG GATTGGAATGACTAtgatgaaaaaacaaaggaatCTGTTGGAATCTATGAAGTTACCCATAAATTTGTAAAATGCTAA
- the CZIB gene encoding CXXC motif containing zinc binding protein isoform X2, producing the protein MDSAPLKGGRGSATMVQKCKLCSRENSIDILSQTIKPYNAEDSEKFKTIVEFECRGLEPVDFQPQAGFAAEGAESGTPFNDINLLEKDWNDYDEKTKESVGIYEVTHKFVKC; encoded by the exons ATG GACAGCGCTCCCCTGAAAGGAGGCAGAGGCAGTGCCACTATGGTGCAGAAATGCAAGCTGTGCTCCAGGGAGAACTCCATTG atattttaagtCAGACAATCAAGCCTTACAAC GCTGAAGACAGTGAGAAATTCAAAACAATAGTGGAGTTTGAATGCCGAGGTCTGGAACCGGTTGACTTTCAGCCACAG GCAGGGTTTGCTGCTGaaggtgcagaatctggcacaCCTTTCAATGACATAAACTTATTAGAAAAG GATTGGAATGACTAtgatgaaaaaacaaaggaatCTGTTGGAATCTATGAAGTTACCCATAAATTTGTAAAATGCTAA